The genomic window ACTTTATTTGAGTGCAAAGGGTTTGTCAATTGTGTTCGTATAgctcttgggtttgtcttggcaggtggactcccaagtatttgataatatctgcagttattttaaatggaatttctctttctatttcttactgctggtctttgttggtaatatataggaatgctgatgatttatgtggttttattttgtatcctgcaactttgctaaagttattatttcaactaatttttagttgattctctggtATTCctcaagtataccatcatattatctgcaaagagggatagttttgtttcctcattgcccacTCTAATTTCCTCAAGTTCTTCTTCTGGTCTTATCAACATAGccagcatttctagtataatattgaacaATAGTTGTGATAacaggcatccttgcttcactcctgatctcaTTGGGAGGCCTTCTAGGTTATCCCCACTTTAGTTAATACCTGCTATtaattttagataaatattatttaGATAAATATTGTTGATCATCAGAAGGATGTTTTCTTAACTATTGCTGTTACTCTAGCTTCTCTGTAAATGCCCCTTCTAGAAGCTGATTGTCCAACTGGTTGATTAATATGAGGAGACACCCTAGATggtgtaatagcaatttaaatggagaaatctttcttgttcattagtagacccttgtcacctgcttaaatcacctggaaatCTAAGTCATCTGtagtgggaggaacttgctgaaagggtggaacagaaagggtagAGCAGAAAGGGTAGAGCAGCACCaggaggaagttagtgagagtggtaggggcagaggagagagaatgcaGGGCAGCAGGCACAGCAAGGCTGGTGAGTGTTAGCTTGTGAGAAGGGCCTGGCccgggggtgggggagagggaggcttggaaatgcctttgtccccagcagtgttaatgtgtattgacttcttggctagcATGACAGATTTAactttctggttttgggatttggatttctggggcctgaaaaatgcttttcttctgccttctgtatggagagtcttttatatttggtGATTGAGAACTgagctggcatattcatagtcaccaccagtactgtgaatattgccttggtgatacagatAGGAACTCATGATGAGCAATAGAAACTACAACCTTTTAGACAACCCTAGAAACTTGGGAGAAGAAATAATGTTCTTTCCTCTGGGAAGCCAACCTGTCAGTGCCAAGTGAGTTTGGAGAGTGAGTTCCAGAGGGAATACTATagacatttttgcctttctttctatctccaggaTAGTACCTGGTCCATAGTCAgaatttaatacatgcttgttggtTGATAGTAAGTGCATAAGGAATGGTTTTGATTGATTACTGAATAACATTTCAACTTAAGTTCTCtgaatctatatatatatatatcactctTTATATAATATCACACTATATTGTTAGGAATTTTATAGAAACTTTCCCAGCTTTCAGAACTGGTTAGAGTGGGAGGTATAATACATTCTCATTAAGTTACTATTTCATGAATATCTCTCATTCTCACTACATGACTGAGCAACTTCCCTGTTCTCTCCAACATATATAGACTTGATGTATTTTATGATACAGGACAACTGAAAGTCATCTTCACTGATAAGTATGCCATCTTGCACCTGTCAGGTATCTTCCTATTATTTCTCAGGTTATTTGAAATCTTGGTTCTTCTAGGATTAAGGTCCCTGGATTCTCAAATGTAGATCTGGAAGGTGAGTAGAAACCAAAAAGCAGAGTGTTTGAGCCTCACAGTGTATGTCCTAGGAATTACCCCAGTGAAATACTTCACTTCTATACTGAATTTGCACATTGATTCTTTAATAACAAAAGAACAGATTCATTTCATGTTATagaacaatttattttctttggacATTCATCAGACAGCAGGTTACAGGAGGTGAGAGCACCTAGATGCGTAGAAGATCTCAGAAGCTACCGAGGTGTCACTTTGTGATTTGAATCAGTGTGTCTAAGACTTGATAATGGTTTCAATAGAATGAAGATCCAAGGCAATGCTCACATGGTTTTAAACCCCTTGCTGCTCTGAATTCCAAGGAAAGAGGCAATGCTTCAAGCCTGGACAAGTTCCATTGGGATGCAATGACTTTGGCAGCAACATCAGGAGAAGGAGTTGTTAACCTACATATGCTGGGACTTCACAGGGTACAGTGGGATCGGCTTTCTCTACAACACTGATTGTACATTTCTCCTTGTTGAAAATTTCCTGGCACTTGTCTTTGTCATATCCATGAGGTTTCATCACCCTGTTGGTGGAAGAAAATTAGGCAAAGCTTAGGGTGGTCCTTGGGAAATGATGACTATTTGTTAAGCTTCTTACCATTATTTCAGGTAACCTCTGATCATTTACCATATGTCCGCCCCTAACCACCTAATGAGCCATTTCAATCTACCCTCAAGTATAGATGGAGAACACATTAGGTCCTAGGTGCTAGTTAACTTGCACTGAAATacaggatcacataactaattAGTTCCTGATCTTGAATTTAAGTAGAAAAGAATAACAGATGTAGCTTTCAAacagaaagggaccttaggagtCAGTCCAAACTCCTCTTTttcttaacagatgaggaaactgaggctgagattggtcaagtgatttgcccaaggtcacactgataaTCAGGTTAGGAGTTGAGATTTCAACAGAAAAATATTGTAGATCCTAGATTTTGaagtagaaaggactttagaagttaTCAAGCTCAAAACCCTCTTTTATTAGTGGACAAGAAAATAGAGGCTCCCAAAAgtctaatgacttgcccagggtcacacagataagatGTATGTGTTTGAGGAAGGATTTaacctcaggtcttcccaatACCAAGCCCAATGTTGCATGAGGTGTTTCTACTAGAAAGGTTAAAGCCTTGCTCTACTCTTTCCTGGTTGTATCACATCCAGAATATCATGTCCAGTTTAGGGTAGGAAGGAAATTGATCATCTGGGGCACATTCACAggataataaatataaagagaatgaaaagatctCATAAAAAGATCAGTACAGCAAACATAGCATGGAGAAGGGAAGCTTTTGCCACAGGGAAAAGGGAACAGACTTGCCCAGCTTGCTTGGCCTTAGGGAGCAGGGCTGAGAGGCGGGAATGGAGGCTGAGGAGAGTCTGTTTTTAGTTAGGTACAATGAGGAGTAATGCTTCCTAAGCATGAGAAATCTCCAGAAGAAGCAGGGCCATTCTCACTAAACACCTTCAAAGGCCCATTGAACCCTTATTGAGTAGGAATTTCTCATTCCCAGATGGGTTCTACCTCACAgcccctgaggtctcttccagcttggccattgtcattttatattttacatcattttgcATTTGTCTTTGAGCCTGGAACCTACATGCTGCAGCAACTGAGTCCAGCTCTCGAGTCACAGGAACAGCTCGTACAATCATATTGCCAGTGAGTGTTGAAGTCATGCATTACACCATTAGAATCCCTGCAACCTAAGACAGAACACATGGCAAATCTGTTAAATTGCCGTTGATGCCTCCACAACAGATTTTGCTAGGTCCCTAAAGCTACCTTGAATGGTATGCACTAAACCATCATAACAGGGGAAGATCCGGGCCACTTTTAATGACTTTCAAAGGAGATTCTACCACTTTCCTTCGCAAACACCTCAGTGCCTCACAACCCATTCAGTTAAGAACAGCCcttaagtcattccccaagtctTCAGAGTGAGAACTGGAATGTCTAGTATACTAATCTGCAAGATTAGCAGATGAATAGTAGGACATAAATTCCATGTAGATagggacttttttgggggggggcgtTCATTTCtgtccattttaattttctttccatgatTGTTTTTGCCATGGTAGATGAAATCTTTTGCACACAGTAGTtgtgtagtagatgcttaatgaattgaGTGACTACGTAGATAAGTGTTAGAGGCACAGAGAGGGCTATTGCTTTGCTCAGCATCACCAAGCCAGTCAAGTTTTGGTGGTgcgatttaaacccagatcttccaaaCTTTCATTCTAGCTCTCTAACCACTAATGCACACTGCCCCTTAGAAACACATCACATGTGTATAATAAGTACTGACTCTTAATTATGCGATAGAAGGGAGATGATAGTGTAAGGACGTTAAATGTGTGTTTAGACAGCTGCCTATTTTCTCCATGTCAGGCACATCTTTAAATTAAATCTACTTTTCCCACCTTTTGCCCCCTACTCCCATCCTATGGGTCTTGGTTCCAATGGACATAGATAGGCCATTCAAGCTTGACCCAGTCACTGTTCCTGCTAAATTCCTCCTGTCCCTAGAGATAGGAAAGAGTTGTCAACAAAGATTCACCTTTTGGTAATTCCTCTCCCTCCAACTGCAAAGGTTTGCTCATGCAGTAAGCATCGCAAAATGTCAGAAAGCTAGCCAAGGTAAGGAAAAAACCTAGCATAGTATTCTGttacaaagagaaaagataaaagttAAAGGTTGTTAGGGAGGGAAACCAactagaacttttttttaaagttttatagcTGCTCTCCCATTTTATTCCAGTCACTGCCCAGTGTACCATATCTTCCTGGCAATGGACCCATCCTTTGTAGTAACAATGTTTACGAGGgtgtacagtggataaagcactggacattgagtcaggaaggcttgagttcaatcTGATCTAAGACACTAAGTGTgggactgtaggcaagtcacttagcttgtctacctcatttcctcatctgtaaaagagggagaATGACAGCCTCCCAGGGTGCCTGTgaggaccaaaagagagaatattgggaaaatgctattattacaaaaaagtcaagcaaaaccaaccaacatagTTAAACAGTTATGCCACATAGGATCCCAGaattattgatttagagctatAAAGTAACTTGGATGTCATTGAGTCtagcaccctcattttacagatgaagaaacagggctTGACAAGACTCTCATAAGATTCTGGCTTGTTCAGAGACCACAAGCCTTTGTCAAACTGCCTCCaaatatccactgcaccactgtaTATTTTAGCTTCTGCCTCCATAGTCACCCACTTTTCTGACAAGGGGAGACAAATActgtgtgcctctgggcaagttactttttggttctgcttgcctcaatttcctaccttgtataatggaaataatagccACTACTTATCAGGGGgtttgtgaggatccaatgagataataactggaaagcccttaacatagtgcttggcacaaagtagataCAATATCAATGCTAGGTATACTTATTGCTTATGTCATTTTGAATAATAGCATTTGAATAATAGTAAGTTAATGCTACTCTTagaattaataaatacattttgtcTCCCATCCTTTGGAAGCAAAATTGGTCATTGCTTTTCATCTGAGTTCTGAGGACTTTTAgggattcttttctttccattacttCACTAATTTTGTACATTGTCATCCTGAacctgctttcttcactctgctgCAGTTCATTCAGGTCTTTCCACACTTCCCGGATttcttcacattagtcatttcttAAAAGGCAATAATGTTCCATTCTTTTCATATGCCACCATTTGTTAAGCCAGATCCAAGAATCTGAATTCTTTGTACCTGGGACAAATTCATTTGTGAACGAAAGAGGTTTTGGAACAATGTGGGAATATTGACAGGGTTAGTGATGTTGACATAGATTACTGACTGAGCATGGGTGCAGTCATATTGGGAGGGGGGAAACCAGTTGCCAATGTGGTTGGGCAGAATGCAGTAGCCTGGGATGGAGTATTATAACAATGGACTTTGGGTATGCCAGTATGGAAGGAATTGCTATTACAACTgagataaaaaaataacatgTCTGTGATTTAATAGACAGTGAGGACTCCAGGGTTGGAACTGCCTCTATGAAGGCAGATAGATAACTCCTGTGCCACTTTTAGACCTAGAGAGCTAAGTGGAAGACAGAGAACTAGGATACATGaggggcagaacttgaaccctgaGGTTCTTGACTCAGCCCTGTTCCCTGTCCActacatcacactgcctctcCACAGAGAGCCCATGAGTTAATTCGAGAAGCAGCCTCATTGAGGACCTCACAAATTTTAGGGGAGACCCAAATCTCAACCTCACAAAAACTGAGTAACATCTTCATTTCCCTTCAGAAATGAACCCCATTACTTACCATTGTGTCCTAGCAGCCTCTGTCTTCCAAGGGGCTGTTGCTCCTGAAGAAAACCagatcactttctctctctccctctctctgtctctctctctctgtctctctgtatatatatacatatatggtagAGCGAGAGTGTAATGATTTCGCAATAATAGCCAAGAGGAAATATAAcacataaaaaatgacaaatactattACATAAACAGAAGGCAGGTTGCCAACTGGAAAGATTGATGTAATATTAGTTATTAGTTATTAGGTATATGCTGGATTCTATCTACACCCCAGTTAAATAAGTTTGCCCTATTGCTGCATTAATATTAAAATGTAAGAATCAGAACAATGAATCAAAGAGAGGGTCCCACGTGATCCAGGATTTTGTCTCTGTTCAAACCATGAAAGGATATTTTGTGAGAACTTGGTCATCCTCCATGATATGTCCCTCAAACAGTTAGAGGTATATCCTCAAACATTCTGCACTTCACCATAATAATCCACCATTGTTCCAAAGAACAGGTTTCCTAGATGCAGTTTCCCATTTCCAGCCTTGAAGCCAATGCCTGAGGCTCTTGTTCCCCACCAACGTGTGAAATATTCTACCTCCTTACCTTGCTCTGTGGAAATCCCTCCCTCTCAAAGGTCAGAGGTGACTCTTCCCTCCAGAAGCATTTCATGACTCCCTGTATTagtgtgaatatatacatgtagtAGAATCTGAGCTCCATGAGGAGAAAAGCTTTCTCAATTTTGTCTCATTTTAGGTCACATTTGCTTATGAAGTTGATAGTGGTACATGACTAAAGTGCTAAcctggaaaatctgagttcaaatttgacctaagACAAatgctgtgcgaccctgggcaggtcacataaCCTTTGCTTAATTTTCCaaactctaaaatggggttaataattaTACCTACTTTGTGAGATTTTtgagaagattaaatgagatgaagTTAATAAAAAGTATTTGGTACTGTACCTGTCATCTAGTTTTTTTGGTGtttgtcttctattttcaaagaagaccatgacatcagagaaatgatggcatgacttgcacttgactctgctttgagtgagggagggctgttcaaggtcaccagtcaaactttctccttctgagccatcacCTATCACCTAGTagttgctaaataaatgcttttgtcCTTCCCTAACCCCTGCTTCCCTGTAGGACAAGTCATTCAGAGTAGGGCTCCTTGGAGATGGGGTATAGGGCAGAACATTTTTATATCAGCAAGAGGCCAGAGTTGGCTTTGGTTGGGTCACCATAGTTGGGTTCCTTGGGCTGCAGGTGTGAAGTGGGACTTcagaggaggcaggaggcagaGACGAGTGTCATTTAGGTCACAGGTTACATTGGGGCTGACCCTGACTTGAAATAATCCATCTGTTTGCCACCT from Notamacropus eugenii isolate mMacEug1 chromosome 1, mMacEug1.pri_v2, whole genome shotgun sequence includes these protein-coding regions:
- the LOC140517351 gene encoding beta-microseminoprotein J1-like — protein: MNTMLGFFLTLASFLTFCDAYCMSKPLQLEGEELPKGCRDSNGVMHDFNTHWQYDCTSCSCDSRAGLSCCSMVMKPHGYDKDKCQEIFNKEKCTISVVEKADPTVPCEVPAYVG